In Nicotiana tabacum cultivar K326 chromosome 11, ASM71507v2, whole genome shotgun sequence, a single window of DNA contains:
- the LOC107813302 gene encoding uncharacterized protein LOC107813302, with protein MADNNRTDLVDIGARKQLVEQDNELVEEVKMLRQHMEDMYQVWMTGKAPPPPPPSFLDAALTQTPDTMPDDPPYSPDLPAYHSFPNHPSSSITRPPTIFSQKCPSVISTIPNNEYPLKAHDQNYPVEVAYKVPDSYKKSPWDKLHVENERFTGREGKDGIPRRLKGIEQSLKNKQGREDQGSMAYKELSVSPDVRLPAGFKVPKFNLYDGCGDPVAHLRVYCSEMRSVGEKYDLLMAYFSKSLAGAALDWHIHQDVGKWPTLGDMAQDFVRYFLYRSGVTPDRSSLSRMEKKPKESFREFGLRWREQAARVNTPIGEEEMVELFLKPKGPPTSVI; from the coding sequence atggcagacaacaacagaactgattTGGTTGATATCggtgcccgaaagcagttggttgaacaggacaatgagttggttgaagaggtaaagatgttaagacaacacatggagGACATGTATCAGgtttggatgactgggaaggcaccacccccgccaccgcctagcttcctagatgctgcccttacccaaactccggacacaatgccagatgatcctccatactctccagatctacccgcttatcacagctttcccaaccaccctagtagctccatcactcgtcctccaACTATCTTTTCCCAAAAGTGCCCTTCTGTCATATCCACTATTCCCAACAATGAatatccactcaaagctcatgaccaAAACTACCCCGTAGAGGTTGCCTACAAAgttcctgactcatacaagaAGAGCCCTTGGGATAAgcttcatgttgaaaatgaaaggttcacaggaagagaagggaaagatgggatacccaggaggctgaaaggcatagaacaatccttgaagaacaaacaaggaagggaagaccagggtagcatggcttacaaagaactgtctgtgtcccctgatgttcgcctgcccgcggggttcaaagtgccaaaatttaacttgtatgatgggtgtggagatccggtagcccacctgagggtctattgcagtgaaatgagaagcgtTGGAGAGAAATATGAcctgttgatggcatatttcagtaaaAGCCTGgctggggcagctttggactggcatattcatcaagatgttggtaagtggcctacattgggtgacatggctcaagattttgttcgatactttctaTACAGATCAggcgttaccccagaccgctcctccctatctagaaTGGAAAAAAAGCCgaaggaaagctttagagaatttggactcagatggagggagcaggctgctcgagtcaataccccgattggtgaagaagaaatggttgagcttttcttaaagcccaagggcccacctacttcagtcatttga